Below is a window of Herminiimonas arsenicoxydans DNA.
GGAGCTTCCTGGATAAATTGGTGATGAAAATATTGGTAACGGGAGGAGCCGGCTACATAGGCTCACATACATGCGTAGAACTGATCAATGCCGGTTATCAAGTCGTGGTGGTCGATAATCTGTGCAACAGCAAGGCATCGGTACTGGAGCGTGTCGCTGGCATCACTGGTGCGACCATTCCATTCATTCAGGCCGATCTGCGCCATCGCAATGCCATCGAAAAAATATTCACACAATACAATTTTGATGCCGTCATGCATTTTGCCGGACTGAAGGCAGTCGGCGAATCGGTGACGGAGCCGCTGCGCTACTACGACAACAATGTCGAAGGCAGTCTGGTGCTGTTGCAGGTGATGGCGAAGCACGATGTGACGAAGTTGGTCTTCAGTTCATCGGCGACCGTATACGGCGATCCGGCAACGGTGCCGATACTGGAAGATTTCCCGCTGGCGGCAACCAATCCCTACGGCCGCAGCAAATTGATGATAGAGGAAATGCTGCGCGATCTGGCGCACTCAGATCCGGCATGGCGCATTGCCTTGCTGCGTTACTTCAATCCGGCCGGCGCACATGAGAGCGGCTTGATCGGTGAAGACCCGAACGATATT
It encodes the following:
- the galE1 gene encoding UDP-glucose 4-epimerase (Galactowaldenase) (UDP-galactose 4-epimerase) (Evidence 2a : Function of homologous gene experimentally demonstrated in an other organism; PubMedId : 89274199, 92253563, 92338916, 3022232, 6301942, 8564363, 8611559, 8931134; Product type e : enzyme), whose translation is MKILVTGGAGYIGSHTCVELINAGYQVVVVDNLCNSKASVLERVAGITGATIPFIQADLRHRNAIEKIFTQYNFDAVMHFAGLKAVGESVTEPLRYYDNNVEGSLVLLQVMAKHDVTKLVFSSSATVYGDPATVPILEDFPLAATNPYGRSKLMIEEMLRDLAHSDPAWRIALLRYFNPAGAHESGLIGEDPNDIPNNLFPYVAQVASGRRDLLSVYGDDYPTDDGTGVRDYIHVVDLAIGHVKTLEKLLASAAGVQAYNLGTGCGSSVLQMIQAFERASGRRVPYRVVARRPGDIAVCYADASLAQRELGWRAERSIEQMCVDTWRWQSMSEERFAYA